In a genomic window of Rhodovulum sp. P5:
- a CDS encoding IS1634 family transposase, whose protein sequence is MFTRITESGGRRYLQIVESFRNEAGKPRLRVVANLGRVDGMKDGQLDALIRGLSRAAGRVEPEKAEITYEAARSYGDVFALHELWKDLGFDHALGRALRSGKRKVDVEALVRAMVFNRLCDPTSKLGCLRWLETVAMPAMPDTVTHQHLLRAMDALMDHAERVEMELARQIRPLVDRDLAVVFYDLTTVRIHGDGEVDDDLRAYGMNKETGGIARQFVLGVVQTADGLPLMHTVHPGNVGETKTLQGMLQTVLQRFPVQRVILVADRGLLSLENIDELTALADQDDRKLEFILAVPARRYADLVETFRGLAFDEGGLAESNFAGHRLIVAHDPVRAADQSERRRARIAELEAQAEKMVAKLDAQDDGQTARGRRASDRGAYSRFTRAVAEAELTRFLKADLQADRFSYSIDEDAVARAELFDGKLALLTNAPDLTPTATVTRYKSLADIERGFRVLKSDIEIAPVHHRLPDRIRAHALICFLALVLYRVMRMRLKAKGHDASPRTALDMLARIHRHEARIADRKLDGLTTPTPEQLDLFDTLNLPKPA, encoded by the coding sequence ATGTTCACGCGCATCACCGAGAGCGGCGGGCGTCGCTATCTGCAGATTGTCGAGTCCTTCCGTAACGAGGCGGGCAAGCCCCGGCTGCGCGTCGTGGCCAATCTGGGGCGCGTGGACGGGATGAAGGATGGCCAGCTCGATGCGCTGATCCGGGGGCTCAGTCGCGCCGCGGGTCGGGTCGAGCCCGAGAAGGCCGAGATCACCTACGAGGCGGCGCGCAGCTATGGCGACGTCTTTGCCCTGCACGAGTTGTGGAAGGACCTTGGTTTCGATCATGCCCTCGGCCGTGCGCTGCGTTCCGGCAAGCGGAAAGTCGACGTGGAGGCGCTGGTCCGCGCCATGGTGTTCAATCGGTTGTGCGACCCCACAAGCAAGCTGGGCTGCCTGCGCTGGCTGGAAACGGTCGCCATGCCCGCGATGCCGGACACCGTCACGCATCAACATCTGCTCCGCGCCATGGATGCGCTGATGGACCATGCCGAGCGGGTCGAGATGGAACTGGCCAGACAAATCCGTCCGCTGGTCGATCGGGACCTGGCCGTGGTCTTCTACGACCTGACCACGGTGCGCATCCATGGCGACGGAGAGGTTGACGACGACCTCCGCGCCTATGGCATGAACAAGGAAACCGGTGGCATCGCCCGGCAATTCGTGCTCGGCGTCGTGCAAACCGCCGACGGCCTGCCGCTCATGCACACGGTCCACCCCGGCAATGTCGGGGAGACGAAAACCCTGCAGGGCATGCTGCAGACGGTGTTGCAGCGGTTTCCCGTGCAGCGTGTCATCCTGGTCGCCGACCGTGGCCTGCTCAGCCTTGAAAACATCGACGAACTGACCGCCCTGGCCGATCAGGACGACCGCAAGCTGGAGTTCATCCTCGCCGTCCCCGCCCGTCGCTATGCCGATCTGGTCGAGACCTTTCGGGGCCTTGCCTTCGACGAAGGCGGCCTGGCGGAAAGCAATTTTGCCGGCCATCGCCTGATCGTCGCCCATGATCCCGTTCGAGCCGCCGACCAATCCGAACGACGTCGCGCCCGCATCGCCGAACTTGAAGCCCAGGCCGAAAAGATGGTCGCCAAGCTCGATGCGCAAGACGACGGCCAGACGGCGCGGGGCCGCCGCGCCTCCGACCGCGGCGCCTATAGCCGCTTCACGCGCGCCGTGGCCGAGGCCGAACTGACCCGGTTCCTCAAGGCAGACCTGCAGGCCGACCGGTTCAGCTACAGCATCGACGAAGACGCCGTCGCCCGAGCCGAACTCTTCGACGGCAAGCTCGCCCTGCTGACCAATGCCCCCGACCTGACGCCGACCGCAACCGTGACCCGCTACAAGTCGCTGGCCGATATCGAACGCGGCTTCCGCGTCCTGAAATCCGATATCGAGATCGCCCCCGTCCACCATCGGCTGCCCGACCGCATCCGCGCCCACGCGCTGATCTGCTTTCTCGCCCTCGTCCTCTACCGCGTCATGCGCATGCGGCTGAAGGCAAAAGGACATGACGCCAGCCCACGAACCGCCCTCGACATGCTCGCGCGCATCCACCGCCACGAAGCCCGGATCGCCGACCGAAAGCTCGACGGCCTCACCACCCCGACCCCCGAACAACTGGACCTCTTCGACACCCTGAACCTGCCAAAACCCGCCTGA
- a CDS encoding VCBS repeat-containing protein, giving the protein MALSINDTDPVTVTLDERNDRVTITGELDWEVVADPIGPLLSSTSYTIVMQMSGSPFAADFTMPEVDTAVTLSGTATITVENPKSGFGTQTVSGLAGQYGISSTSPEEGLSNNVLLFQQMTRTFPAGELDGDMTYQFLLGFDADFSTVTQVLAALQVRTPLSGGQYYNSDYYTTEQYRGLEIVDIYDGSPDPDSQPQTPDGDTLQDFTGDGTDDILWRKDTGHVGYWEMTDGNKTYHAIGWAGTDWSVAGTGDLNGDGTDDILWRKSAGHVGYFEMDNGSHTYQAIGWAGTDWTVVGIGDLNGDGTDDILWRKSAGHVGYFEMDNGSHTYHAIGWAGTDWSVEGVGDLNGDGTDDILWRKDTGHVGYFEMHDGQDTYHAIDWSGTDWSVEDVADVNGDGTDDVIWRKDTGRVSYWEMNDGNATYHTIDDVGLDWDIV; this is encoded by the coding sequence ATGGCGCTCTCGATAAACGACACCGATCCGGTGACCGTCACGCTTGATGAACGTAATGACCGGGTGACGATCACCGGCGAACTCGATTGGGAGGTGGTGGCCGACCCGATTGGCCCGCTTCTCAGCAGCACATCCTATACCATCGTGATGCAGATGTCGGGGTCGCCCTTCGCGGCCGACTTCACGATGCCCGAGGTCGACACGGCCGTCACGCTTTCCGGAACCGCGACGATCACCGTCGAAAACCCGAAATCCGGTTTCGGCACGCAGACGGTTTCGGGCCTGGCCGGTCAATACGGGATATCGAGCACTTCGCCCGAGGAAGGCCTGTCGAACAACGTCCTGCTGTTCCAACAAATGACCCGAACCTTCCCCGCCGGAGAGCTGGACGGGGACATGACCTATCAGTTCCTTCTGGGGTTCGATGCGGATTTCAGCACCGTCACCCAGGTTCTGGCCGCCTTGCAGGTGCGCACGCCGTTGTCTGGCGGGCAGTACTACAATTCCGACTATTACACGACCGAGCAGTACCGGGGGCTGGAAATCGTCGACATCTACGACGGGTCGCCCGATCCCGACTCCCAGCCGCAAACCCCCGATGGCGACACATTGCAGGATTTCACCGGCGACGGAACCGACGACATCCTGTGGCGCAAGGACACCGGCCATGTCGGCTATTGGGAGATGACCGATGGTAACAAGACTTACCACGCCATCGGCTGGGCCGGCACCGACTGGTCCGTCGCAGGCACGGGCGATCTGAACGGCGACGGCACCGACGATATCCTGTGGCGCAAGTCGGCCGGCCATGTCGGCTATTTCGAAATGGACAATGGCAGCCACACCTACCAGGCCATCGGCTGGGCCGGTACCGACTGGACGGTCGTGGGCATCGGCGATCTGAACGGTGACGGGACGGATGACATCCTGTGGCGCAAGTCGGCCGGCCATGTCGGCTATTTCGAGATGGACAATGGCAGCCACACCTACCACGCGATTGGCTGGGCGGGGACGGATTGGTCGGTCGAGGGTGTGGGCGACCTGAATGGCGACGGCACCGATGATATCCTGTGGCGCAAGGACACTGGCCATGTCGGCTATTTCGAGATGCATGACGGGCAGGACACCTATCACGCCATCGACTGGTCCGGGACAGACTGGTCGGTCGAGGATGTGGCCGACGTGAACGGCGATGGCACCGACGATGTCATCTGGCGCAAGGACACCGGCCGTGTCAGCTATTGGGAAATGAACGACGGCAACGCGACCTATCACACCATCGACGACGTTGGACTGGACTGGGATATCGTCTAA
- a CDS encoding DUF2177 family protein, with protein MKPIILYLSTATIFLVVDAIMLKTVMRPLFERYIADWLLEEPRLGAAAAFYLAYVAGLIYLVSWPALQAGDGGRALLQGAILGAVAYGTYEFTNYATLRNWSPVQVAIDTSWGAVLTGLSAWAGVAITRVLT; from the coding sequence ATGAAACCGATTATCCTGTACCTGTCGACGGCAACCATCTTTCTGGTCGTCGACGCGATCATGCTGAAGACGGTCATGCGGCCGCTGTTCGAACGCTACATCGCCGACTGGCTGCTGGAGGAGCCGCGGCTTGGCGCGGCGGCGGCCTTCTACCTCGCCTACGTGGCGGGGTTGATCTACCTTGTGTCATGGCCTGCCCTGCAAGCCGGTGACGGCGGGCGGGCCCTGCTGCAGGGGGCGATCCTCGGCGCGGTTGCCTATGGCACTTACGAGTTCACGAACTACGCCACCTTGCGAAACTGGTCGCCCGTCCAGGTCGCCATCGACACCAGTTGGGGCGCTGTCCTGACCGGATTGTCCGCATGGGCCGGGGTTGCGATCACCCGGGTCCTGACCTGA
- a CDS encoding cold-shock protein, whose amino-acid sequence MPTGTVKWFNTTKGYGFIAPDDGGKDVFVHISAVERAGMTGLADNQKVSYEMIEGRDGRKSAGDLKTI is encoded by the coding sequence ATGCCCACCGGCACCGTGAAATGGTTCAACACCACCAAGGGCTACGGCTTCATCGCCCCCGATGACGGCGGAAAGGACGTGTTCGTTCATATCTCTGCCGTCGAACGTGCAGGCATGACCGGACTCGCCGACAATCAGAAAGTATCCTACGAGATGATCGAAGGCCGCGATGGCCGCAAATCCGCCGGCGATCTGAAGACGATCTGA
- a CDS encoding ArsC/Spx/MgsR family protein, whose protein sequence is MILYGLKTCDTCRKARAALEKAGHEVRFHDVRDMPLGAEDLTRLLDAFGDALINRRSTTWRQLDEGERARPPLDLLGDHPTLMKRPAIDTGETLYLGWGKEIQAALIG, encoded by the coding sequence ATGATCCTTTACGGCCTGAAAACCTGTGACACCTGCCGCAAGGCCCGCGCTGCGCTTGAGAAGGCGGGCCACGAGGTGCGGTTTCACGATGTCCGCGACATGCCGCTTGGGGCCGAGGATCTCACGCGGTTGCTCGACGCGTTCGGTGACGCGCTGATCAATCGGCGTTCCACCACATGGCGGCAACTGGATGAAGGGGAGCGGGCACGCCCACCGCTCGACCTGCTGGGCGATCACCCGACGCTGATGAAACGGCCGGCGATAGATACCGGAGAGACGCTGTATCTCGGCTGGGGCAAGGAGATTCAGGCCGCGCTGATCGGCTAG
- a CDS encoding Trm112 family protein encodes MLESLVCPVTNAVLRYDAERHELVSKAAGLAFPIRGGIPIMLVDEARKVE; translated from the coding sequence ATGCTGGAATCGCTGGTCTGCCCCGTCACCAACGCCGTGTTGCGGTATGATGCGGAGCGGCACGAGCTGGTGTCAAAGGCGGCGGGGCTGGCCTTCCCGATCCGGGGTGGGATTCCGATCATGCTGGTCGATGAGGCCCGGAAGGTCGAGTGA